The Calypte anna isolate BGI_N300 chromosome 2, bCalAnn1_v1.p, whole genome shotgun sequence genome includes a window with the following:
- the RPL15 gene encoding 60S ribosomal protein L15 has protein sequence MGAYKYIQELWRKKQSDVMRFLLRVRCWQYRQLSALHRAPRPTRPDKARRLGYKAKQGYVIYRVRVRRGGRKRPVPKGATYGKPVHHGVNQLKFARSLQSVAEERAGRHCGALRVLNSYWVGEDSTYKFFEVILIDPFHKTIRRNPDTQWITKPVHKHREMRGLTSAGRKSRGLGKGHKFHHTIGGSRRAAWRRRNTLQLHRYR, from the exons ATGGGTGCCTACAAGTACATCCAGGAGTTATGGAGGAAAAAGCAGTCGGATGTGATGCGGTTCCTCCTGCGGGTCCGCTGCTGGCAGTACCGCCAGCTCTCTGCCTTGCACCGAGCTCCTCGGCCCACCAGACCAGACAAAGCTCGCAGGCTGGGATATAAGGCCAAGCAAG GTTACGTTATCTACCGTGTCCGTGTTCGCCGAGGTGGTCGTAAGCGCCCCGTCCCGAAAGGTGCAACCTATGGTAAACCTGTGCATCATGGTGTTAACCAGCTGAAGTTTGCCCGGAGCCTTCAGTCTGTAGCAGAG gAGCGTGCTGGCCGTCACTGCGGGGCTCTGAGAGTCTTGAACTCATATTGGGTGGGTGAAGATTCCACTTACAAGTTTTTTGAAGTCATCCTGATCGATCCCTTCCACAAGACCATCAGGCGCAACCCAGATACCCAATGGATCACCAAGCCCGTCCACAAGCACAGGGAGATGCGGGGGCTGACATCGGCCGGGAGGAAGAGTCGTGGTCTTGGCAAGGGCCACAAATTCCACCACACCATTGGTGGCTCACGTCGTGCCGCCTGGAGAAGGCGCAACACCCTGCAGCTGCACCGCTACCGCTAG
- the NKIRAS1 gene encoding NF-kappa-B inhibitor-interacting Ras-like protein 1 — translation MGKGYKVVVCGMASVGKTAILEQLLYGKHTVGLEEGATMEDVYLASVETDRGVKEQLRLYDTRGLQEGVELPKHYFSVADGFVLVYAVTSLEAFQRVELLKKEIDVFRDKKEVTVIVLGNKTDLLDQRQVDTEAAQQWARAEKVRLWEVTVTDRKTLLEPFTYLASKLSQSQNKSTFPLPGRKNKGNNCDN, via the exons ATGGGGAAGGGCTACAAGGTCGTGGTTTGTGGAATGGCCTCAGTGGGAAAGACTGCAATTTTGGAACAGCTTCTCTACGGAAAACATACTGTTG gctTAGAAGAGGGTGCCACAATGGAAGATGTCTATTTGGCATCAGTGGAGACAGACCGAGGTGTGAAGGAACAGTTACGGCTTTATGACACCAGGGGTCTACAGGAGGGAGTAGAATTGCCAAAACACTATTTCTCTGTGGCTGATGGCTTCGTTCTGGTGTACGCTGTGACCAGCCTCGAAGCTTTCCAAAGAGTCGAACTGCTCAAAAAGGAGATCGATGTCTTTAGAGACAAAAAAGAG GTAACAGTTATTGTCTTGGGAAACAAAACTGACCTCCTGGACCAAAGGCAAGTGGatacagaagcagcacagcaatgGGCCAGGGCTGAGAAAGTGAGACTGTGGGAAGTGACTGTGACAGATCGGAAAACACTGCTTGAGCCCTTCACCTACTTAGCTAGCAAACTCTCCCAGTCCCAGAACAAATCAACATTTCCCTTGCCTGGAAGGAAGAACAAAGGGAATAACTGTGATAACTAA